CAGCGCCTGGACGGTGGGCGAGGTGATGGTGCATCTGACCTGGGCGCTCGAGCAGCTGCCGGCCGAGGTGGCGAGCGCGCGGCACGGCAAGGGGATGTTCAACTACCCGGCCTGGCTCGCCAACCCGGCGAGCTACTGGATCAACCGCTGGGACGCCCGCGGCGTCACCCGCGCGGCGGTGGTGGGCCGCTACGCCGCCGCCATGGCCGCCGTGCTCACCAGCCTGGATACCGTGGCCGACGGCGATTGGGATCTGGGGGCGAACTTCTACGGCCATGGCTTCTACACGATCGAGGGGCTGTTCCACACCCCGGCGCAGCACCTGGCCGAGCACACTGCGGCGCTCGCGAACCTGGGGGCGGCGACGAGCGATGGCGCCTTCATCGCCACGCGCGTCGGGCCGCTACACGTGCGCCAGATCGGCTCCGGCCCGCCGGCGGTGCTCTGGCATAGCCTGTTCGTCGACAGCGCGAGCTGGCACCATGTCGAGCCGGTCCTCAGCGCGGATCGGCGGCTGATCCTGATCGATGGCCCCGGCCACGGCGCAAGCGGCGACTCTGGCAAACCGTACACCATGCGCGACTGCGCGGCGGCTGCGCTCGACGTGCTCAACGCCTTGGGGGTGACGGAGCCAGTGGACTGGGTGGGCAATGCCTGGGGCGGCCATGTCGGCATCACCCTCGCCGCTGCGCATCCCGAGCGGCTGCGCAGCCTGATCGCCATCGGCGCGCCGGTCGCGGCCTACACGCCGGCTGAGGCACGTGAGACCCGGCTCCTGCTCGCGGTGTACCGATTGCTCGGGCCGGTCGGGTTCATCCGAAATGCGGTCGCCGAGGTGCTCCTCTCGCCTGCGACACGCGAGCGCGACCTTGCGGCGGCCGACTATGTGCGCGCCCAGATCGGCCGTGCGGATCGCCGCCGGCTGCGCAACGCGGTCGAGTCGATCTCGCTGGGCCGCGAAGATCTCACCGGTCTCCTGCCCGCTCTCCGGGTACCAACCTTGTTCGTGACGGGCGCCCACCACACGGGGTTTACGCCGGAGCAGGCGCGTGAGTCGATCGCCCTGGTGCCCGGCGGGCAGCTCGCGACCGTGCCCGCTGCGGCGTATCTGGCGCCCCTGGAGCAGCCGGACGAGACTGCGCGGGTTGTGCGGAGGTTCTGGGCCGCCACGCGCGGGTGATCACCGCGACGCCTGGTACAACTTCGCCGCCCTGTTGCCGACAGCGAGGAGCGAGGCTGTGAATGATCGCGTATTCATCGCCACGACCGGCAGTGGCCTGACGCGTGCCAGTCAGCATGCTGGTGGGCGCTGGGAGGTGGAGCGCCTGCTGCCGGGCAGCGACGTCCGCTGCCTCGCGGCCGATCCACTGCACCGCGATCGGGTCTACGCAGGGACCCAGGGACAGGTCGTCCTGCGATCGGACGACCGTGGCCGGACGTGGCGTCAGGTTGGCCTAGCGGGGCAGACCGTCAAAGCGATCGCGGCGAGCCCGACACGCGCGGGGGTTGTGTACGCGGGCACAAAGCCTGCCGGTATGTTCGTCTCCGACGATGGTGGGGTGAGTTGGGCCGAGCTCGTCGCCTGCAAATGGGCGGAAGCTCACCACGGAGATGCCCTGGCAGGGCCTTGCTGGTCTGAGCGACGACGATCTTCGCGCAATCTACGCCCATCTGGAGCAGGTAGGTCCCCAGTCGGCTTCTCAATCGGCGCGTCCGTAGCGGCAGGTTTACAGGCAGAGGGAGACAGTTGATGACCCACACGATAGCTCGGCCAGGATCATGGTGGCTTGCCGCAGTAACTGCCATAGCCTGGCTCGGGTTCTTCATCCACAATATTGCCGATCTGCCCGGCCAGTCGCTGTTCAGCCCGGAAACCGGCCTGCCGACGCTGGTGTATCTTGTGCTCTTCCTGGCCTGGTGGTGGTTCCCGTCCCGGCGAGTCACGCTCTGGCTGCTGTTCGGCTGGGGCTTGCTAAATCTGATCGGGGGCGGCTTGAGCGTCATCCCATTTCCCTTCCTGCCGTTCTACCCGGAGCAGTCCTGGCGTCATTATCTCTTTCATGTGGCGTATGGTGCTTCGCAACTCCCGCTGATCGCTGTGACAGGTGCCTGGCTCCGCCCGCGAGATCATTGAGCCTGGACAGTGTTTTATAGTGGTCGCGAGCGCCTTGTCGGGTATGTGCGAGATTTACTGCGCTCTCACCTGTTCAAGAGCCTGCACCAGACTCCTCCATGTGCCCACGTCATCCAGAAAGGCAAAGGTTCGCATGCAATGAGCATTGCATTGTGTCGAAAGCTATCGTTCTCGCGTGCTATAATAGACGTATTTCATGAATCACCTATCCGATCGGCTGCTACTGATGTCTACTGAGGATTCCGTAGCCTCTGCTGAACTTCCGCAGCACCATCGGCTATGCTCGCTCTACAAAGAGCTGGTGGCATAGCCACCATATCGCCGGTGTGGGTGCAGCGAAGAGGTCACGATGACGCAGCGCAGTGAAACCTTCTACGAGGGCAAGACGGCACCGATGACCGAGGCAGAGCTCGGCGCCCAGATCGGAGTCGCTGGTCCCAGTATTCAGCGCTATAAGGCCGGCTATATCCCACCCGAGTCGCGGCCGGTTCACATCCTGGCGACAGCTGGAGTTCAACGCGGCTTTCTCGCCCGTGCATGGCTGATGCGCTTTCTTCAGGCCGCACGATACCCCGCGCCGGAGGTGTTACTCACACAGCTTGCTGAGACGCCACACGGGGCTGCGCCTGCCCTGCCTGGGGCGTTCCCCAGGATCCGCGCGCCGCGGAGTCCTGGGGTGTGGCAGGCCCAGTCAACAGGGCACTCGATGCCGCGCAGGCGGCCGGTGAGGAGAGCCTGGTGCTCGCCGAGCGACTCGGCAGCCTGGAGCGACGCGCCACGGCCCTGGGACAGCTCGGCTGGGTCGCACACGGCCATGGGGACTATGTGGCGGCCCGGCGTGCGGTCGAGGCGCTCGCCGCCCTGGCAACCATAGCGGCATAAGCGAGAGGAGCGAAACATGCCATTCGTAACCAACCAGGGTGTTCGGACGCACTATGTTGTCGAGGGATCCGGGCCGCCGGTTCTGCTGATCCACGGCTTCTCGGGCAACCACACCAGCTGGAGCGGCTATGACTATGTCGCGCCGCTGCGCGAGCGCTTCCAGCTGATCATGCCCGACGTGCGCGCCCACGGGCAGAGCGATGGCCCGGACGACCCGGCGGCCTACCGGATGGATCTGCTCGCAGCCGATATGATCGCGATTCTGGATGACCTGGGGATCGCGCGCGCGCATGTGCTGGGCTACTCGATGGGCGGGGTGATCGGCTACGCCCTGGCCCGCGATTGGCCGCAGCGGCTGCGCTCGCTGGTGGTGGGCGGGGCGAGCCCGTACGATACGGAGCCACGCGGCGAGCCATCATTCCTGCTCGAACTCTACGAGCGAGCGGCGCATGAGGGCACCGAGGTGTTGGTGGAAGGCATCCGCAGCTGGGCTGGCGCGATCACCCCCGCGTACGAGGCCCGGCTGAGGGCCGCGAATGTGTCGGGCGGGGCGGCCCTGCAGCGCTGGGCGCACGAGCACCGGATGGACTTCACTGCAGCGCTGCCGGGCATGACCATGCCCTGCCTGCTCTACTGCGGCGAGGACGATGACGACTACACGGATATGCAGCGCGCGGCCGCAGAGCTCCCGCACGCCCGCTTCATCGGGCTGCCGGGCATGAACCATGTCCAGGTCTCAGGGGCGAGCGCCCAGCTGGTGCCAGAGCTCATTGCCTTCTGGAACTCCGTCGGAGCGTAGCGTGACGGCCTGAGCGCCATCAACACCGTGTACGTATGACGTGAGTGCCTGATGCATGAGATCGCGTTTGCGCCGGCCCATGAGCTCGCCCAGGCTATCCGCGCGCGTCGCATGTCTTCCACCGCGCTGGTCGAGCACTACCTTTCCCGCACCGCCCGATTATCAACGGAGACTCACATGAAATCGTATCCGCAGATGCCGCCCTTCACCCACGATGAGCTGACCGCATTTCTTGAGGAAGCGCCGATTGCGCGCCTCAGCAGTTTGAATCCCGATGGGACAATTCACATGGCAGCATGCTATTTCAGATACGAGAACGGCGCCATCTTGCTTGGGACGCAAGATATGACGCATAAGGTTCAGAACATCAAGCACAGCCCGAAGGTCACGTTGCTCATTGACAATCAGGCCCCACCGTGGAAGGGTGTGCTCATCTACGGTGAAGCAGAGCTGGATTACGACGATGTAGTCGCAAAGCGCGTCGCAATCTTTGAGCGCTACATGCCTGCCGAGAATGCACGGCGATTGGCAGCTGGGTTAGCAAATACCTATACTCCGGTGATCATTCGGATCACACCAACACGTATCTCGTCCTATGACTACTCAAAACAAGGCTTTATTCAAGCCAGCCTTGCAGCCATGCCATGAGGGTAGATTACACCTACGCAAGTGCAGACCATGCTCATGATACGCTCAACACCCCACCGACGGCAGCCAGCCGAACAGCAGGCACCACAGGAAGCTGAGCCAATCGAGGATGGCCGGGCCACCGAGCGCGCCGCCGACCTCGTTGGCGCGATCGTCGTTGCCAAGGCTCCACCAGGGCCGGCTGCAGCAGCGTTGCGGCCGGGTGGCCGGGCGGCGGCAGCT
The sequence above is drawn from the Candidatus Kouleothrix ribensis genome and encodes:
- a CDS encoding alpha/beta fold hydrolase; this encodes MTAITAKTTSAPRVVDRAALRAELEATNTQFRTLVESLSEERWRQPSPGSAWTVGEVMVHLTWALEQLPAEVASARHGKGMFNYPAWLANPASYWINRWDARGVTRAAVVGRYAAAMAAVLTSLDTVADGDWDLGANFYGHGFYTIEGLFHTPAQHLAEHTAALANLGAATSDGAFIATRVGPLHVRQIGSGPPAVLWHSLFVDSASWHHVEPVLSADRRLILIDGPGHGASGDSGKPYTMRDCAAAALDVLNALGVTEPVDWVGNAWGGHVGITLAAAHPERLRSLIAIGAPVAAYTPAEARETRLLLAVYRLLGPVGFIRNAVAEVLLSPATRERDLAAADYVRAQIGRADRRRLRNAVESISLGREDLTGLLPALRVPTLFVTGAHHTGFTPEQARESIALVPGGQLATVPAAAYLAPLEQPDETARVVRRFWAATRG
- a CDS encoding alpha/beta fold hydrolase; protein product: MPFVTNQGVRTHYVVEGSGPPVLLIHGFSGNHTSWSGYDYVAPLRERFQLIMPDVRAHGQSDGPDDPAAYRMDLLAADMIAILDDLGIARAHVLGYSMGGVIGYALARDWPQRLRSLVVGGASPYDTEPRGEPSFLLELYERAAHEGTEVLVEGIRSWAGAITPAYEARLRAANVSGGAALQRWAHEHRMDFTAALPGMTMPCLLYCGEDDDDYTDMQRAAAELPHARFIGLPGMNHVQVSGASAQLVPELIAFWNSVGA
- a CDS encoding pyridoxamine 5'-phosphate oxidase family protein, which encodes MHEIAFAPAHELAQAIRARRMSSTALVEHYLSRTARLSTETHMKSYPQMPPFTHDELTAFLEEAPIARLSSLNPDGTIHMAACYFRYENGAILLGTQDMTHKVQNIKHSPKVTLLIDNQAPPWKGVLIYGEAELDYDDVVAKRVAIFERYMPAENARRLAAGLANTYTPVIIRITPTRISSYDYSKQGFIQASLAAMP